The stretch of DNA TGGTTGGCGAAATAGTCGCTTGTGAGCGTCAATTCAATGGTTTGTGCTTCGGCTTGATTCGTAAACCAGCCTTCAACTACCAGTCGCTGAAAGTCTTGGTTGTTGAGGTCAAGCTGTATATCTTCGGTGCAACTTGTGGTTAGCATATAAGCCAATAGGATGAAAAAGAATATTCTCATTTTTTTGTGTTAATGTGTTAATGTATTGGTGTTTTTTTGTGTTGAGGTGTTGAGGTCTTTCATCTTTCGTCCAAATTCTAAACCAGTCCTTCAACAAGATTCCTTCGGAGTGATAGGTAAAAAAAACTCTGTGCCTCCGTTTCTCTGTGTTCAATCAAAAAAATTCTCCCTCTATGCCTCCGTGTTCATCCTTCTCAAAATTTGAAGTTTCTCGTCACCGATGGAATGATTCCAAACAGATACAATTTCTCTGCCTTTGTGACCGTAGGATTTTCGGTATCTTGGACAAAATTGATAGAGAAAGCATTTTTGCGGAAGTAGGTGTTGTAAACCGAAAAGACCCATTCATTGGTGAGCTTTCGATTGGGATTTTTCTTCGATTTGGGGCGAAGTGTAGCAGACAAATCCAAGCGATGGTAAGCGGGCAATCTTGCAGCGTTGCGGTCAGAATAGACGGGTGTAACCATGTTGCCATATTCAAAACGACCCGTTGGCATGGTCACTGCAGCGCCTGTCGAATAGGTCCAATTGCTTCCAAACGTCCATTTGTCGTTCAAATCGTAAGTGGCAAACAACGAAACATCGTGGGTTCGGTCGTAGCGGTTGGGATAGGTTTTTCCGTTGTTGATTTCTGGAATTTTGCGCTCTGTTCTCGACAAAGTATAGCTCAACATTCCCTGCAATTTGCCCTCCTGTTTTCTGACCATGAACTCCAAACCATAGGCATACCCTTCTCCAATCCTCAGTTCTCCTTCCAAATATTCATTCAGCAACAACTGTGCGTGGTCTTTGAAGTCAATTTGGTTGTCCATGTTTTTGTAGTAGGCTTCAATAGAGGTTTCAAACATGTTGTTTTTGAAGTTGCGGAAGTAGCCTACTGCAATTTGGTCGGCACGTTGTGGGTCGACATTGGTACTACTTGGAAACCAAATGTCTAAGGGGGATGCTGAAGTGGAATTGGAGGCCAAATGAACGTATTGAACAGTACGGTTGTAGCTCAATTTGACCGAACTTTCATCGTTTAGGCTGTATTTGAGCGATAATCGAGGTTCGATTCCCGTGTGGGTTTTATAGATTTCTCCTTTGTTGTAATGCGTTGAATCCATGACGGTGTAATTGTCGGGATTGCTTTTGTCGTAGGTATAAACGGTGGCTTTTCCCACATTCTGAAATGCCGAAAATCGCAGTCCATAGGTTGCCTTCAATCGGGGAGTGATTTTGTGGTCATTGCTGATATAAGCGGCGTGTTCCCAAGCATAGATTTCAGGCAGCTTGATGTCGTTGAAAATACCTCCATCTGTTGGAGTGACGCTGCGGGCATGACCTGGCGAAAATTGGTAGTAGGTAGAATGTACGCCAAACTTCAAGGTATTGTCTGGATTGAGGAAATAATTGAAGTCCACCTTGCCTGTTTGGTTGGTGATGTCAGATGTCCATTCAAAGGCATCAACGCCAGCAGGATCGCCCAGGAGATAATCAAAATTACTGTAAATCAGTGAAGTATTCATAAATAATCGGTTATTGAAGGTGTGGTTCCATCGAAGTGTGCCTGTACCATTTCCCCATTGCATTTTGAATTCGTCACTGAATTTGAAGACATCTCGCCCAAAATATCCAGACAAGAAGATGCGGTCTTTTTCGCTGATGCGGTAGTTTCCTTTGAGGTTGAGGTCGTAAAAGTAGAGTTTGTTTTCCTTCAATTCAGGGTCACTGGACAGTCCCAAAAATAAGTCGGCATACGTTCGACGACCTGAAACTAAAAATGACCCTCGCCCCTTTGCAATCGGAGCTTCGAGCGTCAATCGACTCGAAATCGTTCCGACTCCACCAGATGCGGTGAACTTTTTGGAGTTGCCTTCTTTCATCCGAATGTCTAAAACTGATGACAAACGCCCTCCGTATTGGGCAGGGATGCCGCCTTTGTAGAGCTGCATGTCTTTGATAGCATCGGGATTGAAGACCGAAAAGAAACCCATGAGGTGAGAGGCGTTGTAAACGGGGGCTTCGTCCAATAAAATGAGGTTTTGGTCGACATTGCCGCCTCTGACGTACAAACCTGATGTGCCTTCCCCCGCTGATTGTACGCCTGGCAACAATTGAAGGGCTTTGATAATGTCAACTTCACCAAACAGTGCAGGCAGTTTTTTGATGGATTCGATTTTCATATTGACCGAACTCATTTCGGTGGATTCTATGTTTTTGTCTTTCCTTTCGGAGGTGACGGTAAATTCTTCCAACTCTTCTCCTTTCATAGAAAGTTCTATGTTTTTGACGACTGCTCCTTCTAAATCAATAGTTTGAATGATGCTTTCGTAACCGATATAGGAGAACACAATTTCGTAAGTGCCTCTCGGTATGGTCAGTGAGTAGAAGCCATAAACGTTGGTAACGCCACCTGTTCCCAATTCCTTGACATAGATGTTCACGCCAATGAGTTCTTCGCCTGAGGCGGCATCGGTAATGTGTCCACTTAGGGTGGTTTTTTGAGGATTTTGCTGCCCAAAAGTTGGCGCAGCGAGTGAGCATAGGAGCAAAAATAAAAGTACTTTTTTCATTAGATAGTGTATGGTTTTGGGTTGAGCAAAGGATAGCCATGTACTGAAATACTTGATTTTAAAGCAGTCAATATTCGTGGTAATCCTGCAATGTGTTTAAGTCTGTTTAATAATTGCAGAAACGCAAGTTTTCGTCAATGCGTTTCTTTTGACGTGTAAAAGTTGGTGGTTTTAAGAAAGCTTAACCTTTTTCTGCAATGACAATATTTATGGGCTGAACCACTATTGCAGCGATGGTTTTTGTGTTTTTGAAGTTTATTTGTTGGTAATGACAGGAGAATGTTGGAAGGTTGCAGTTGAGCAAGCGGATTTTCTTTGGCGGTTAGCAAAAATGATTCATTGCTCTATTTTCGTACAGACATATTCTGCACTTTACTTCAAGCATTTGTTATTGAAGTATTTCTGAATTATCTGAAGAAGCGTCATTTTCATCATCAATACTATCAATTAGCAAAGAAGTAAGCGCAATTCTTTCTGTTGGGTAGAGCATCAAGGTTTCGTATGTCAGTGTTTATAAGCTCGTACATAAGACAAAGCCAATAGAATCTATGGAATCGAAGATAGATTCATAGGACAAGAAGGTAGCCTTAAAAGAGAGGAATTTCAACTTTAATAGTGCAAAAAATCAACCTAAGCCACCGTCACTCCACCTGCAAATTCCTCAACCTCCAACAATCGGCTGTATGCTTGTTTCACCGTATGAATGTGGTCAAAAACGAGCAGAAAATATTGATTACTCTGTTTGAAGTACGCCCGTTTTCCTTGATTTTGAGCATATTTGAGAATGCCCGAAAAAGTAGGAGACTGGTAGTAAGGAGAAGATTGATTGGCAACAAAATAACCTCGCAACTTGCGATTTTTGAAAATAATACGTTCAAAACCAAGGCGTTTTGCCACCCATCGAAGCTGAACCGCTTGCAGCAATTCTTTGACGGGGTTGGGCAATTTACCAAATCTATCCAGCAGATTTTTCTCAAATTGCTTCAATTTTTCCTCCGTTTCGATGTTGTCCAATTCGGTGTAAAGCTGCAAACGCTCGTCCACGCTGTTTACATAATCATCGGGAATCAAAATCTCTAAATCCGTATCAATCTGACAATCTTGAACAAACTCCTTTTTTTCGATAATTTCGTCTTGAAAAATCTCTTTAAAGTCTGTTTCCTTCAATTCTTGAATGGCTTCCTGCAAGATTTTTTGGTAGGTATTGAAGCCAATATCTGCAATAAAACCACTTTGTTCACCCCCCAACAAATTACCTGAACCACGAATATCCAAATCCCGCATCGCTATTTTGATACCACTACCCAAATCCGCAAATTCTTCAATGGCTTGCAAGCGTTTGCGAGAATCGTTGGGAAGGGCGTAAATCGGTGGTGAAATGAGGTAGCAAAAAGCCTTTCGATTGGAACGCCCAACACGCCCCCGCAATTGATGTAAATCACTCAATCCGAACCAGTGAGCATTGTTGATAATGATGGTATTGGCATTAGAAATATCTAACCCTGCCTCTACAATATTGGTCGACACCAAGACATCAAACTTTCCGTCAATGAAATCCATTAGTCTATCTTCCAGCATCTTATTATCCATCTGACCATGTGCCATACCTACATTCGCATCAGGACAAAGGTTTTTGATCATCACCGCCACATCTTTCAAATCTTTCACCCGATTGTGGATAAAAAATACCTGCCCTCCACGATAGACTTCATAGTTGATAGCTTCTCGAATTTTTTCATTTTCAAAGCGTATCACCTCCGTTTCCACAGGTTGACGGTTGGGGGGGGGAGTGCGGATGACCGACAAATCCCTTGCGTTCATCAGCGAAAATTGCAGTGTTCTTGGGATAGGCGTTGCAGTCAATATCAACGTGTCCACATTGACCTTCAGGCTTCTCAATTTCTCCTTTGCAGCCACGCCAAATTTTTGTTCTTCATCAATAATCAACAAGCCCAAATCTTTGAATTTGACAGTTTTGCCGAGCAAAGCGTGTGTGCCAATGATAATGTCAATTTGTCCATTGGCGAGTTTCTCTAAGGTATCTTTTTTTTGTTTAGAAGTTTTGAAGCGATTGAGAAAGTCCACATTGGTAGGAAAATCTCTAAGCCGTTCTTTGAAGGTATGGTAGTGCTGCAAGGCCAAAATTGTGGTTGGTACCAAAATCGCCACTTGTTTGCTGTCTGCCACCGCTTTAGCTGCTGCCCGCACTGCAATTTCAGTTTTACCAAAACCCACGTCTCCGCAAACCAAACGATCCATTGGATGGCCTTTTTCCATATCCGCCTTCACATCCTGCGTAGCGGTCAATTGGTCGGGCGTATCTTCATAAATAAAAGAGGCCTCCAACTCTGTTTGCATATAGGTATCGGGTGAAAACGAAAAACCTGGACTCGCCTTTCGTTTGGCATACAATTTAATCAAATCGGCTGCAATATCTTTGATTTTGGTCTTTGCCTTGCGCTTCACCGCTGCCCAAGCATCCGAACCCAATTTGTTGATTTTGGGCTTCGTTCCATCCCGACCCACATATTTCGCTACTTTGTGCAAAGAGTTGATATTCACATACAAAATATCTTTGTCTTTGTACAAAATTCGCATCACCTCCTGCATCTGACCATTCACTTCAATTTTTTTCAAGCCCGTATATTCGCCCACTCCGTGGTCAATATGTGTCACATAGTCGTGCGGCTTCAATTCCTGCAAGAGCTTCACACTCATTGCTTTCTTCTTAGAATAACCCTCTTTGATTTGGTATTTGTAGAAGCGTTCAAAAATTTGGTGGTCGGTATAACACGCAATTTTTAGGTCGAGGTCTAAGAAACCGTTGTAAATACTTTGGGTGATGTAGTGAACTTTCACATCCTCCCCAATGTCCTCAAAAATACTTTCAAACCGTTGAATTTGACGGGACTGTTCGGAAAAAATGATGCTTACAATGCCTTCTGCATCATTGTTTTGAAGGTCTTTTATGAGCAGGTTAAAATTTTTGCGGAAAGCAGGCTGGGGGTAGGCTTTGTATTCAAAAGTTTCTACCTCATTTCCTTTTCTGCCCAAATATGCTTGTCGCCCAAATTCTATAATCGAGAAATCGAGCAAATCATGCAGCAATTGTTTGGAGTGCACAAAACTGCTTACCTCCGCACTCCCAAAAATCATGCTTTCTTCGCTGCCTGTTACCCCTCTTTCCTTCAATTCAGTAGCAATTTCAAGGGCTTTGTCATAGCATTTTTGGTTGATTCCCAGTACCCCCTCCATGTCTTTTACCCAGATCGTGGTATTGTCGGGTAGGAGCTTGAAGAAAGAAGTTTTGTCGTCGCCATCAAACTGCGTTTGAATGTTGGGAACGATGGTGACATGGTTTACCTTTTTGGTGGACAACTGTGAAAGTGGGTCGAAAACACGAATGGATTCTATTTCTTCACCAAACAATTCCACACGGTAGGGGAGGTCGTTGCCAAAGGAGAAAATATCTGCGATGTCGCCCCGCACTGAAAACTGCCCCGGCTCATACACAAAATCGGTATGCACAAAACCACAATCTACTAACAACTCAATAATGAAATTCACTGCCATTACTTCACCTACCTTGAGGTGAATGATTTTTGCATCCAAAGCTTTGTGGCTCACCAATTTTTCAAACAATGCTTGGGGATATGTCACCAACAATTCGCCTGTGGTTTCACTTGCCAAAAGCCGCCCCAAAGTTTCGGTGCGGAGCAGCACATTGTTCTTGTTGATTTCCTCAAATTTGCCGGGTTTTTTGAAGGAGTCGGGAAAAAATAGGATGTCTTTTTTGTCGAGAAGGTTTTTGAGGTCGTTTTGAAAGTACGCCGCTTCTTCCTTGTCTTGCAGTATAAAAACATGGTTTTGAGGAGCTTGCTTGTAGATTGCTGCCGCTACAATGCTGTCCATCGAACCTACCAGTCCCTTCAAATGTAACCTTGCATTGGCCAATATCTGTATGGAGGAAAGAATCTGTTCGGTGCGTTTGTCACGCATGTAATACTGCAATAGTTTTTCTAAATTCATGTCTTTTATAGAGGGAATTGCTTGATTGTAACGACCAAATGGGTGTTGATTTGCTTGGCAAAGTTAGTGATAAAATGGGAAAAGATGTTTAGTTTGGTTTAACGATTGGAGGGGGGAAAGGTTTGCAATGCTATTCATTTAAAACACAATTATCCGCCATTACTATTTGCTGCAAATTCGAACAATTGTCTTATATCCAAATAAAAAAGGTTCTTACACTTTAACGCATAAGAACCTTTTTTAGAGGCATAATTTTTTCAATAAGTCAAATCAAAACCCCTCAATCATCCCCTTCGCCTCCTCAATTGCAGCTTCAATACCACC from Chitinophagales bacterium encodes:
- the mfd gene encoding transcription-repair coupling factor, with the translated sequence MNLEKLLQYYMRDKRTEQILSSIQILANARLHLKGLVGSMDSIVAAAIYKQAPQNHVFILQDKEEAAYFQNDLKNLLDKKDILFFPDSFKKPGKFEEINKNNVLLRTETLGRLLASETTGELLVTYPQALFEKLVSHKALDAKIIHLKVGEVMAVNFIIELLVDCGFVHTDFVYEPGQFSVRGDIADIFSFGNDLPYRVELFGEEIESIRVFDPLSQLSTKKVNHVTIVPNIQTQFDGDDKTSFFKLLPDNTTIWVKDMEGVLGINQKCYDKALEIATELKERGVTGSEESMIFGSAEVSSFVHSKQLLHDLLDFSIIEFGRQAYLGRKGNEVETFEYKAYPQPAFRKNFNLLIKDLQNNDAEGIVSIIFSEQSRQIQRFESIFEDIGEDVKVHYITQSIYNGFLDLDLKIACYTDHQIFERFYKYQIKEGYSKKKAMSVKLLQELKPHDYVTHIDHGVGEYTGLKKIEVNGQMQEVMRILYKDKDILYVNINSLHKVAKYVGRDGTKPKINKLGSDAWAAVKRKAKTKIKDIAADLIKLYAKRKASPGFSFSPDTYMQTELEASFIYEDTPDQLTATQDVKADMEKGHPMDRLVCGDVGFGKTEIAVRAAAKAVADSKQVAILVPTTILALQHYHTFKERLRDFPTNVDFLNRFKTSKQKKDTLEKLANGQIDIIIGTHALLGKTVKFKDLGLLIIDEEQKFGVAAKEKLRSLKVNVDTLILTATPIPRTLQFSLMNARDLSVIRTPPPNRQPVETEVIRFENEKIREAINYEVYRGGQVFFIHNRVKDLKDVAVMIKNLCPDANVGMAHGQMDNKMLEDRLMDFIDGKFDVLVSTNIVEAGLDISNANTIIINNAHWFGLSDLHQLRGRVGRSNRKAFCYLISPPIYALPNDSRKRLQAIEEFADLGSGIKIAMRDLDIRGSGNLLGGEQSGFIADIGFNTYQKILQEAIQELKETDFKEIFQDEIIEKKEFVQDCQIDTDLEILIPDDYVNSVDERLQLYTELDNIETEEKLKQFEKNLLDRFGKLPNPVKELLQAVQLRWVAKRLGFERIIFKNRKLRGYFVANQSSPYYQSPTFSGILKYAQNQGKRAYFKQSNQYFLLVFDHIHTVKQAYSRLLEVEEFAGGVTVA
- a CDS encoding TonB-dependent receptor; protein product: MKKVLLFLLLCSLAAPTFGQQNPQKTTLSGHITDAASGEELIGVNIYVKELGTGGVTNVYGFYSLTIPRGTYEIVFSYIGYESIIQTIDLEGAVVKNIELSMKGEELEEFTVTSERKDKNIESTEMSSVNMKIESIKKLPALFGEVDIIKALQLLPGVQSAGEGTSGLYVRGGNVDQNLILLDEAPVYNASHLMGFFSVFNPDAIKDMQLYKGGIPAQYGGRLSSVLDIRMKEGNSKKFTASGGVGTISSRLTLEAPIAKGRGSFLVSGRRTYADLFLGLSSDPELKENKLYFYDLNLKGNYRISEKDRIFLSGYFGRDVFKFSDEFKMQWGNGTGTLRWNHTFNNRLFMNTSLIYSNFDYLLGDPAGVDAFEWTSDITNQTGKVDFNYFLNPDNTLKFGVHSTYYQFSPGHARSVTPTDGGIFNDIKLPEIYAWEHAAYISNDHKITPRLKATYGLRFSAFQNVGKATVYTYDKSNPDNYTVMDSTHYNKGEIYKTHTGIEPRLSLKYSLNDESSVKLSYNRTVQYVHLASNSTSASPLDIWFPSSTNVDPQRADQIAVGYFRNFKNNMFETSIEAYYKNMDNQIDFKDHAQLLLNEYLEGELRIGEGYAYGLEFMVRKQEGKLQGMLSYTLSRTERKIPEINNGKTYPNRYDRTHDVSLFATYDLNDKWTFGSNWTYSTGAAVTMPTGRFEYGNMVTPVYSDRNAARLPAYHRLDLSATLRPKSKKNPNRKLTNEWVFSVYNTYFRKNAFSINFVQDTENPTVTKAEKLYLFGIIPSVTRNFKF